The DNA sequence TGCTGCGCGCGAGCCACCCGGGCAATCTCCGCACCGGCCTCCCCATGCCCCATGAAAAATCGCATGTCCAGATCCCGGCAGTCGCACAGCGCACTCACCCGCTCGATGAATTCCTGTGCCCAGGATGGCCATTCGTGCTGCGGCTGATCCACATAGCGCGGCGTGCTCATGGCACCAGCTTCCGAAGACGGCGTGGCATGGTTGACGGCCACATGCAGCACCAGCAGCTTTGCCCCGGCGCGGCTGGCCAGTTCGACAGCCGGCTTGATGATGGCCGCGCTTTCCGGCGTGCCATCCTGAGGCAGCAAGACTTCCTGGAGTGCCCAGGCAGGCGGGGTGGCGGCCGGGGGCACCAGCAGGAGCGGACTGCTGCTATGTGCCAGCACGGCTTCGGCGACCGAGCCCAGGCCGCTTTCCCGGGCACTGGCGCCCCGGTGCAGGGTCATGACGATCAATTCGCTGCCACGCTCATGCGCCAGACGCACGATGGCCTCCCCGGCCGGACCCGGCAGGCTGTCGAGCACCACACCGGCCAGATCTTCCGCTGTCAGGCCCAGCCGCGTCCGCAAGT is a window from the Thermithiobacillus plumbiphilus genome containing:
- a CDS encoding universal stress protein, producing the protein MTGNTQRPDKTVLLPLDGSRESMAAVPVARALAALSKATLHIVHVAEPRAPLEDLRTRLGLTAEDLAGVVLDSLPGPAGEAIVRLAHERGSELIVMTLHRGASARESGLGSVAEAVLAHSSSPLLLVPPAATPPAWALQEVLLPQDGTPESAAIIKPAVELASRAGAKLLVLHVAVNHATPSSEAGAMSTPRYVDQPQHEWPSWAQEFIERVSALCDCRDLDMRFFMGHGEAGAEIARVARAQHADLIVLPWHGGQLSPRRAPILKSLFHDLPAPVLILRCGEAARALARE